A single genomic interval of Lewinellaceae bacterium harbors:
- a CDS encoding cytochrome C oxidase subunit IV family protein: MAHDLEAGKKLALKTILILGAITVTEVLVALTGKGYIISGFHMAEAILAIIMIAMSAYKAYLIVFEFMHMRHEVKGLRFSVLLPMLLLVWAIIAFFSEGNHWLHNRDQIIEKNEQVPAVETIKPVGD, encoded by the coding sequence ATGGCACACGATCTCGAAGCAGGTAAAAAGTTAGCTTTAAAGACGATCTTAATATTGGGGGCGATAACCGTTACCGAAGTATTGGTTGCGCTGACCGGCAAAGGATACATCATCAGTGGGTTTCATATGGCTGAAGCAATTCTGGCTATCATCATGATCGCCATGAGTGCTTATAAAGCTTACCTTATCGTATTTGAATTTATGCACATGCGGCACGAAGTGAAGGGACTGCGCTTTAGTGTTCTCCTCCCGATGTTGCTGTTGGTATGGGCTATAATTGCATTTTTCTCCGAGGGCAATCACTGGTTGCATAACCGCGATCAGATCATTGAAAAGAATGAACAGGTGCCTGCCGTTGAAACCATCAAGCCGGTCGGAGATTAA
- the ung gene encoding uracil-DNA glycosylase: protein MPEQGIQIEESWKRKLAEEFAKPYFKGIKQFLQEQKQQGITVYPPGPLIFNAFNTTPFDRVKVVVIGQDPYHGPGQAMGLSFSVPRGIAIPASLRNIYKELQNSLGFVPPNHGDLTYWAEQGVFMLNAILTVAAGQPGSHKNIGWQEFTNAVIQKLSDDRSGLVFLLWGRFARSKIELIDEMKHYVLESAHPSPLAGNAFLGNGHFAKTNEILEKQGLKPIDWQLK, encoded by the coding sequence ATGCCGGAGCAAGGAATACAGATTGAGGAAAGCTGGAAGAGGAAGTTGGCGGAGGAATTTGCCAAGCCCTACTTTAAGGGTATAAAGCAATTTCTGCAGGAGCAAAAACAACAGGGCATAACCGTATATCCTCCCGGTCCCCTGATTTTCAATGCATTCAATACCACACCTTTTGATCGGGTTAAAGTGGTGGTTATCGGGCAGGATCCCTACCATGGCCCCGGACAGGCGATGGGGCTATCCTTTTCTGTTCCCCGCGGCATTGCCATTCCTGCTTCGCTACGCAACATCTATAAGGAACTGCAGAACAGCCTGGGTTTTGTACCGCCTAATCACGGCGATCTTACCTATTGGGCAGAACAGGGTGTCTTCATGCTCAACGCCATCCTGACGGTCGCTGCTGGACAACCAGGGTCACACAAAAACATCGGGTGGCAGGAATTTACCAATGCTGTCATTCAGAAATTATCCGATGATCGCAGTGGATTGGTCTTCCTGTTATGGGGCCGTTTTGCACGTTCAAAAATTGAATTGATCGATGAAATGAAGCATTATGTTCTGGAGTCTGCCCATCCTTCACCACTGGCTGGGAATGCATTTCTGGGTAATGGTCATTTTGCAAAAACCAATGAAATCCTGGAAAAACAAGGCCTAAAACCCATAGATTGGCAGTTGAAATAA
- the cyoE gene encoding protoheme IX farnesyltransferase — MPLVGSLEVKTYSKVQDLKLLFKFRLTLMVVFTSILGYLIASGGNIQWSSLALLFIGGFTITAASNTLNEVLEKDFDALMQRTANRPLPAGRMSISQAVIIAGLLAATGIITLALFNPLTTLLGSLSLVLYAFVYTPLKRITSLSVLVGAVPGALPALIGYVAFTGTIGPVALILFTIQFIWQMPHFWSIGWLGFEDYQEAGYKLLPNMSAGKTGDISKYAFIYTLALIPVSALPGFLGLLSWVSCLALGVAGFFFIWKAYRFYRSNDKASAKGLLYASLLYLPITFIVVLIDSI, encoded by the coding sequence ATGCCTCTGGTTGGATCTCTGGAAGTGAAGACATATTCCAAAGTCCAGGATTTGAAATTGCTTTTCAAGTTCAGGCTGACTTTAATGGTCGTATTTACGTCCATCCTGGGGTATTTGATTGCCTCTGGTGGTAACATCCAGTGGAGTAGTCTGGCCTTGTTATTTATAGGAGGTTTTACCATAACAGCAGCCAGCAATACCCTGAATGAGGTTTTGGAAAAAGACTTTGACGCATTGATGCAGCGCACGGCCAACCGGCCATTACCGGCAGGCCGTATGTCAATCTCGCAGGCGGTGATCATCGCCGGCCTCCTTGCTGCAACCGGGATCATTACCCTGGCATTGTTTAATCCACTGACGACACTATTGGGTTCTTTGTCTTTGGTGTTGTATGCATTTGTGTACACGCCGTTGAAACGAATCACATCATTATCCGTGCTGGTAGGCGCTGTACCGGGAGCCTTGCCTGCATTGATAGGCTACGTGGCTTTTACCGGTACGATAGGCCCGGTGGCGCTGATATTGTTTACCATCCAGTTTATCTGGCAAATGCCTCATTTCTGGTCGATCGGATGGTTGGGTTTTGAAGACTATCAGGAAGCGGGGTATAAGTTGTTACCCAATATGTCCGCCGGTAAAACGGGTGACATTAGCAAATATGCATTTATCTATACCCTGGCGCTGATACCTGTGAGCGCTTTGCCGGGGTTTCTGGGCTTGTTATCATGGGTTAGCTGCCTGGCGCTTGGCGTGGCGGGATTCTTTTTTATCTGGAAAGCATACCGCTTTTACCGTTCCAATGATAAAGCAAGTGCAAAAGGGTTGTTGTATGCATCCTTGCTGTACTTGCCCATCACATTTATCGTCGTATTAATTGATTCAATCTGA
- a CDS encoding PorT family protein: MKKNFFLGACFSLMTTMALAQNSSSVGIKGGVLLSNIQVNGVMDALIPEKAFYAGYATGLYYDLPLNEQWSFVPGVSYKEKGFHLKEGWNMKVLQIPLDVQLKATTKIQFVETPLLLKYRFGEGPVQFYLAAGPSVSYASRARLETKASLILDFNISETNINLNNQNYNRWGVNGVGLAGVEIPAGKGKLLLEGQYQQLITDFIRDPIIDVHVRNYGFGFNIGYQIPLN, encoded by the coding sequence ATGAAAAAGAACTTCTTCCTCGGAGCCTGCTTCAGTTTGATGACCACCATGGCATTAGCCCAGAATAGCTCATCCGTGGGGATAAAAGGTGGCGTGCTGCTGTCCAATATCCAGGTCAATGGTGTCATGGATGCCTTAATACCTGAAAAAGCTTTTTATGCCGGATATGCAACTGGGTTGTACTATGATCTCCCGCTAAATGAACAGTGGTCTTTTGTACCGGGTGTGTCCTACAAGGAAAAAGGATTCCATCTGAAAGAAGGCTGGAACATGAAAGTTTTGCAGATTCCCCTGGATGTACAATTAAAAGCTACCACCAAAATTCAATTCGTTGAAACTCCTTTGTTATTGAAATACCGGTTCGGTGAAGGCCCGGTCCAATTCTATCTTGCTGCCGGCCCATCGGTCTCGTATGCCTCCAGGGCTAGGTTGGAAACCAAGGCAAGTTTAATCCTGGACTTCAACATCAGCGAAACCAATATCAACCTGAACAACCAGAATTACAACCGCTGGGGAGTCAATGGTGTTGGCCTGGCTGGCGTAGAAATCCCTGCCGGAAAAGGAAAACTCTTATTGGAAGGCCAATACCAGCAGTTGATTACAGATTTCATCCGCGATCCAATCATCGACGTCCACGTACGGAACTATGGATTTGGATTTAACATTGGATACCAGATCCCACTGAATTAA
- a CDS encoding OmpA family protein, with the protein MSTPLIIVLIAIMVMVLIVQIARLTELSGILRGEEETEVRDNRVQAKWLLIFMILFLVFCVWSAYHYKDFMLGYGPLKASSIHGKELDDMFNITLFFTGIVFIATQIALFWFSFRYRGEKGRKSIFLPHNNTLEIWWSVIPALVMCGLVAKGLVAWNNVMSDVNEDEEAIEIEATGVQFNWILRYPGPDGALGTRDYHKITAANPLGQDYTDDKNLDDFLPDEIVLPVNHKVRVRITARDVLHDFYLPHFRVKMDAIPGIPTFFVFTPKETTQEFRDRLRASGKYDFPYDETDPSLGPYWKNVNFELACAELCGKGHFSMRRTVRIVSEAEYESWLQTQKSYYLNSIRNSDDDPYKGQLLNVDVASRKAEFMDAFAKADTAASAAARIVRLNYVHFETGSATLTALSRYELSNLIDVLNDHPDLRIELAGHTDNTGDAAANQELSKNRAEAVRDYLIQHGINEGRLTAVGYGQNRPVDTNDTEEGRQNNRRTEFQILN; encoded by the coding sequence ATGTCGACTCCGCTGATCATTGTTTTGATTGCCATCATGGTTATGGTACTGATCGTTCAGATCGCAAGGCTTACCGAACTTTCGGGAATCCTGCGAGGAGAAGAGGAAACAGAAGTTCGTGATAACCGGGTCCAGGCCAAATGGTTATTGATATTTATGATCCTGTTTCTGGTCTTTTGTGTATGGTCCGCGTACCATTATAAAGATTTTATGCTCGGTTACGGGCCACTCAAGGCTTCCAGTATACACGGAAAGGAGCTGGATGACATGTTCAACATAACTTTGTTTTTCACTGGTATTGTATTCATTGCCACCCAGATAGCATTGTTCTGGTTTAGCTTCCGTTATCGCGGAGAAAAAGGAAGGAAATCAATCTTCCTGCCTCATAACAACACCCTGGAGATCTGGTGGTCGGTGATACCCGCCCTGGTTATGTGTGGTCTGGTCGCAAAAGGATTGGTTGCCTGGAACAATGTGATGTCAGATGTCAATGAGGACGAAGAAGCCATAGAAATTGAAGCTACCGGGGTTCAGTTTAACTGGATCCTACGCTATCCCGGACCGGATGGAGCACTTGGTACCCGGGATTACCATAAAATTACTGCTGCCAACCCGCTGGGCCAGGATTATACCGATGATAAGAACCTCGATGATTTCCTGCCCGATGAGATTGTATTACCGGTAAACCACAAAGTACGGGTCCGGATTACCGCCCGGGATGTATTACACGACTTTTATCTTCCCCATTTCAGGGTTAAAATGGACGCCATACCCGGTATACCGACGTTCTTTGTCTTTACGCCTAAAGAAACGACGCAGGAGTTCCGGGATCGTCTTCGTGCCAGTGGAAAATATGATTTCCCTTACGATGAGACCGATCCTTCTCTGGGGCCCTACTGGAAGAATGTGAATTTTGAATTGGCTTGTGCGGAATTGTGTGGTAAAGGGCACTTCTCCATGCGCCGTACAGTCCGCATCGTATCAGAGGCCGAATACGAATCATGGCTGCAGACACAGAAATCCTATTATTTGAATAGCATCCGTAACTCGGATGACGATCCGTATAAAGGACAGTTGTTGAATGTGGATGTTGCCAGCAGGAAAGCAGAGTTTATGGATGCTTTTGCCAAGGCAGATACAGCGGCTTCTGCAGCTGCCCGGATCGTGCGGCTGAATTATGTACATTTTGAAACAGGTTCCGCAACGTTGACGGCATTGTCCCGTTATGAATTGTCTAACCTGATCGATGTATTGAACGATCATCCGGATCTGCGCATAGAACTGGCAGGCCATACCGATAATACCGGTGACGCCGCTGCCAATCAGGAATTGTCCAAAAACCGGGCAGAAGCCGTACGCGATTACCTTATACAGCATGGTATCAATGAAGGCCGGCTGACTGCGGTAGGCTACGGTCAGAACCGTCCGGTGGATACCAACGATACTGAAGAAGGAAGACAAAATAATCGCAGAACCGAATTCCAAATCTTAAATTAA
- a CDS encoding c-type cytochrome produces MMRSIKYGVFVLGLVVLVYACSPAKGNRTGHEFMPDMVHSTAYEANVLNYYYYNTWGTIQELKSYATPRLPVKGTIARGFEGGGVEPGNISIPMNGAVPFYYGPSEEERTRAMAEIVQNPFPITAKGLAEGKNLYTIYCGICHGDKGDGLGYLVRDDGGKYPAQPAIFTSDDFLNASNGRYYYAIMYGKNVMGSYEDKLSYEERWQVIHYIRSLQAAKNGTVYNEDANTFNTVDIPGAQWKSDEDNMPAEPAGMHEEMSTESHSEH; encoded by the coding sequence ATGATGCGATCAATAAAATATGGCGTATTTGTTTTGGGATTGGTCGTCCTGGTATACGCCTGTTCACCAGCGAAGGGCAACCGTACCGGGCATGAATTCATGCCGGATATGGTGCACTCAACTGCTTATGAAGCAAACGTCCTGAATTACTATTATTACAATACCTGGGGGACTATCCAGGAATTGAAGTCGTATGCCACTCCACGCCTTCCGGTGAAAGGAACCATCGCCAGAGGTTTTGAAGGGGGCGGAGTCGAACCGGGTAATATCAGCATTCCTATGAATGGAGCGGTGCCCTTTTATTACGGACCAAGTGAAGAAGAACGAACACGTGCCATGGCCGAGATCGTTCAGAATCCTTTTCCGATCACTGCCAAGGGGCTGGCCGAAGGTAAGAACCTCTACACCATCTATTGTGGTATCTGTCATGGAGATAAAGGAGACGGCCTGGGCTATCTGGTTCGTGATGATGGCGGGAAATATCCTGCACAACCGGCTATATTCACCAGTGATGACTTCTTGAATGCATCGAATGGACGCTACTATTATGCCATCATGTATGGTAAAAACGTCATGGGATCCTATGAGGATAAATTGTCGTACGAGGAGCGCTGGCAGGTGATCCATTACATTCGCTCGCTGCAGGCTGCGAAAAATGGTACGGTTTATAATGAAGACGCAAATACCTTTAATACCGTAGATATCCCTGGTGCGCAGTGGAAATCTGACGAGGATAACATGCCTGCCGAACCTGCCGGTATGCACGAAGAAATGTCAACGGAAAGTCATTCAGAGCACTAA
- a CDS encoding DUF423 domain-containing protein, which yields MKKTLLWASALGGLSVVLGAFGAHLLSDRFNADQLNWWNTAQYYQVIHTFALAFAGLLGYRISSPWIRRAAFFFLLGTAFFCGSLYIMALTEARWLGAVTPLGGLLMIAGWVSLFIGIREPNEVKAS from the coding sequence ATGAAAAAGACATTGTTATGGGCCAGTGCATTAGGAGGTCTATCCGTAGTACTCGGAGCTTTCGGGGCTCATTTACTTTCGGACCGATTTAATGCTGACCAGCTGAATTGGTGGAATACCGCTCAATATTATCAGGTCATTCACACCTTTGCCCTGGCCTTCGCCGGACTTTTAGGCTACCGGATCTCGAGTCCGTGGATCCGCCGGGCTGCCTTCTTTTTCTTACTGGGCACTGCCTTCTTCTGCGGGTCCCTGTACATCATGGCATTGACTGAGGCAAGGTGGCTGGGTGCGGTCACCCCGTTGGGTGGGCTTCTGATGATCGCCGGATGGGTCAGTCTCTTTATAGGCATCCGTGAGCCAAATGAGGTCAAAGCCAGTTAA
- a CDS encoding DUF3341 domain-containing protein, protein MANHKDVLFGLYSDEEVLLKAVRKAKAAHLDIMDVFTPFPVHGLDEALDLKESRLHIVGFIFGLIGSLTAFLGMTWIFTDDWPIIIGGKPYWSVPAFIPITFELTVLFASIGMVVVFYVIGGLGPGVTNPTLDDRITDDKFCIAFDQHGLSDKDIDKVKSFLKDSGAEEIHTKTI, encoded by the coding sequence ATGGCAAACCATAAAGACGTTTTATTCGGATTGTATTCAGATGAAGAAGTACTGCTTAAAGCTGTACGGAAGGCCAAGGCTGCTCATCTGGACATCATGGATGTCTTCACTCCATTTCCGGTACATGGCCTGGATGAGGCATTGGACTTAAAAGAGTCAAGACTGCATATTGTAGGTTTCATTTTTGGTCTGATCGGATCGCTTACGGCTTTTCTGGGGATGACATGGATCTTCACGGATGACTGGCCTATCATCATTGGTGGTAAACCTTACTGGTCGGTACCAGCATTTATCCCCATCACCTTTGAGCTTACCGTATTATTTGCCTCTATTGGCATGGTGGTCGTCTTTTATGTGATTGGCGGACTGGGACCAGGTGTGACGAATCCGACACTGGATGACCGGATTACTGATGACAAATTCTGTATAGCTTTTGACCAGCACGGCTTGAGTGATAAGGATATTGATAAAGTGAAATCTTTCCTCAAAGACAGCGGAGCGGAAGAAATCCATACAAAAACCATCTAA
- a CDS encoding cbb3-type cytochrome c oxidase subunit I produces MAEVIKYEPEVLIEEQGFDDHFHEHHHGDKYQSNFITTYIFSQDHKIIARQFLITGIFWAIIGAAMSVIFRLQLGFPEESMAWLKPILGQWITIGDDGVGHLSQDFYYALVTMHGTIIVFFVLTAGLSGTFSNLLIPLQIGARDMASPFLNMLSYWFFFLASVVMFLSLFVSTGPFAGGWTAYPPLSALPQASSGSGTGMTLWLVSLVFFVVSVLLGGINYITTVLNLRTKGMSLWRMPLTIWAFLVTAIIGLLSFPVLVSGFLLLMFDRILGTSFYLSDIYIAGQALDHSGGSPILYQHLFWFLGHPEVYIIILPAMGIVSEVMSVHARKPIFGYRAMVLSILAIAFLSFIVWAHHMFMAGVNPFISNFFVLFTLIIAVPSAVKVFNWIATLYGGNLRLNTPMLYSIGFVSMFISGGLTGIYLGNSAIDIQMHDTYFVVAHFHIVMGVAAFFGMFAGIYHWFPKMFGRFMNETLGKVHFWVTMIGAYAIFWPMHYIGMAGVPRRYYSFDQFDAFRHFASMNKFITIAAIIVFFTQLLFVFNFFYSIWKGKKVKTKNPWGANTLEWTTPIHPPHGNWPGKIPTVHRWAYDYGKDGNEFIPQYVPLAEGEEAGDH; encoded by the coding sequence ATGGCTGAGGTAATAAAGTATGAGCCTGAAGTGTTGATCGAGGAGCAAGGATTTGATGACCATTTCCATGAACACCACCATGGAGATAAGTATCAGTCCAACTTCATTACAACCTATATATTTAGCCAGGACCATAAGATCATCGCCCGACAGTTTTTGATCACGGGTATTTTCTGGGCGATCATTGGAGCTGCTATGTCGGTTATCTTCCGGCTTCAGCTGGGTTTTCCGGAAGAGAGCATGGCGTGGTTGAAACCTATACTTGGGCAGTGGATCACCATCGGTGATGATGGAGTCGGTCATTTATCGCAGGACTTTTATTATGCATTGGTTACCATGCATGGTACGATCATCGTATTCTTCGTGCTGACGGCAGGACTGAGTGGGACCTTCTCCAATTTGCTCATTCCTCTGCAGATTGGAGCCCGCGATATGGCCTCTCCCTTCCTCAACATGCTTTCTTATTGGTTTTTCTTCCTGGCCAGTGTGGTTATGTTCCTGTCATTATTTGTAAGTACAGGGCCCTTTGCCGGAGGATGGACTGCATATCCCCCGCTCTCGGCGCTTCCACAGGCATCATCAGGATCAGGCACCGGTATGACCCTGTGGTTGGTCAGCTTGGTTTTCTTTGTCGTCTCGGTTTTGTTGGGAGGTATTAACTACATCACTACCGTATTGAACCTGCGTACCAAAGGGATGAGCTTATGGCGGATGCCCCTGACGATCTGGGCGTTTCTGGTTACAGCCATTATCGGTCTGTTGTCATTCCCGGTATTGGTTTCCGGATTTTTGTTGTTGATGTTTGACCGGATTTTAGGGACCAGCTTCTATCTGAGTGATATCTACATCGCAGGACAGGCACTTGATCATTCCGGTGGTAGCCCCATCCTGTATCAGCACTTGTTCTGGTTCCTTGGACACCCTGAGGTTTATATTATCATCCTGCCGGCTATGGGTATCGTTTCCGAAGTCATGTCGGTCCATGCCCGCAAACCCATCTTTGGATACCGGGCGATGGTCCTTTCGATATTGGCGATTGCCTTTTTATCCTTCATTGTTTGGGCACACCATATGTTTATGGCCGGAGTTAATCCGTTCATTTCCAATTTCTTTGTACTCTTTACCCTGATCATTGCCGTTCCTTCGGCGGTGAAGGTATTCAACTGGATAGCCACACTTTACGGAGGGAACCTCCGGTTGAATACGCCTATGTTGTATTCCATTGGCTTTGTATCCATGTTTATATCCGGCGGATTGACCGGTATCTACCTGGGTAACTCAGCGATCGATATTCAGATGCACGATACTTATTTTGTAGTTGCACACTTCCACATCGTAATGGGTGTTGCTGCATTCTTCGGAATGTTTGCCGGGATCTATCACTGGTTCCCTAAAATGTTTGGCCGATTTATGAATGAAACCCTGGGTAAGGTCCATTTCTGGGTTACCATGATTGGCGCTTATGCCATATTCTGGCCCATGCATTACATAGGAATGGCCGGTGTACCCCGGAGATACTACAGTTTCGACCAGTTTGATGCTTTCCGTCATTTTGCGTCGATGAACAAATTCATAACCATTGCAGCAATCATCGTGTTCTTTACCCAGCTGCTCTTTGTATTCAACTTCTTCTACTCCATTTGGAAAGGGAAGAAAGTAAAAACGAAAAACCCCTGGGGTGCCAACACCCTGGAATGGACTACACCTATCCATCCGCCGCATGGCAACTGGCCGGGTAAAATTCCTACGGTGCACCGGTGGGCCTACGACTATGGAAAAGACGGAAATGAATTCATTCCTCAGTATGTTCCGTTGGCTGAGGGAGAAGAAGCGGGTGATCATTAA
- a CDS encoding cytochrome c oxidase subunit 3 — protein MQTLSHQESYTQSKIHPHKLALWISLASILMMFGAFTSAYMVRKGAGNWLDYEVPGIFYVSTVVMLLSSVTIQYAYLSYKSGKELLYKGALVLTFLLGIGFLILQYKGWMDLYGIGIEINGNPSGSFFYAISGVHAAHVLGGLAIMVVAMVQAFSLPFTFLKNRLTRLELTTTYWHFVDLLWVYLLFFLLIQ, from the coding sequence ATGCAGACATTGAGCCATCAAGAAAGCTATACGCAGAGTAAGATTCACCCGCACAAGCTGGCGTTGTGGATCTCCCTGGCGAGTATTCTGATGATGTTCGGAGCATTTACCAGTGCCTATATGGTACGAAAAGGAGCCGGTAACTGGCTGGACTATGAGGTTCCGGGTATTTTTTATGTTAGTACGGTGGTGATGTTGCTCAGCAGTGTTACAATCCAGTACGCATATCTTTCGTACAAATCAGGCAAAGAACTTCTCTACAAAGGGGCCCTGGTGCTCACATTTTTGTTAGGGATTGGATTTCTGATCCTGCAATACAAAGGGTGGATGGACTTGTACGGGATCGGCATAGAGATCAACGGGAATCCTTCCGGATCCTTCTTTTATGCTATTAGCGGAGTTCATGCAGCACACGTGTTGGGCGGACTGGCTATAATGGTCGTGGCCATGGTCCAGGCATTCAGTTTACCATTTACATTTTTAAAAAATCGATTAACCCGCCTTGAGTTGACCACCACCTATTGGCATTTTGTGGATCTTCTTTGGGTATATTTATTATTCTTTCTGTTAATACAATGA
- a CDS encoding DUF420 domain-containing protein, translating to MSQPNLQLARKLNTVAYIVSFLVLALVALMRQFKLNTDIDFSFLPPFHATLNAITAVILVFAYIAVKRKKISLHRKLMITALITSLIFLISYVLYHITTEETRFCQPGAIRYVYFLLLMTHILLAAVSFPLVLFTFIRGYTGQYVRHRKMARWVYPLWLYVAVTGPICYLMLMPCYS from the coding sequence ATGAGCCAACCTAATCTTCAGCTGGCCCGCAAACTGAATACCGTCGCATACATTGTGAGCTTTTTAGTCCTCGCGTTGGTCGCCCTGATGCGGCAGTTTAAACTTAATACAGACATTGATTTTTCATTTCTGCCGCCTTTTCATGCCACGTTAAATGCGATAACAGCAGTTATCCTGGTATTTGCTTACATCGCCGTCAAAAGGAAAAAGATCTCTCTACACCGCAAATTGATGATCACCGCCCTGATCACTTCTTTGATCTTCTTGATTTCTTATGTTTTGTACCACATCACGACAGAAGAGACGCGATTTTGTCAGCCAGGAGCCATTCGCTATGTTTATTTTCTTCTGTTGATGACCCACATCCTGTTGGCAGCAGTGAGCTTTCCCCTGGTCCTGTTCACATTTATTCGGGGGTACACCGGCCAGTATGTACGTCATCGTAAGATGGCAAGGTGGGTTTATCCCTTATGGTTGTACGTCGCAGTGACCGGACCAATCTGTTATCTGATGCTGATGCCTTGTTATTCGTAG
- a CDS encoding cytochrome c oxidase subunit 3, with amino-acid sequence MAETISSTEVVEQDNNLWSGGKPPMKASYGKLMMWYFLLSDAFTFAGFLIGYGALRFSMPNWPVPEKVFNKFPFTGEANLPLIFVTFMTFVLLASSFTMMRAVQEGHNENRKGVINWMLLTIIGGLTFLGCQAWEWTTLIAKEYTSIHVNPFGRMTEDGVFLNADGSEGETFEAGYSYLLHNINAHADGHGEEAGEGHGEAAVSHTHPGDYTDALIDEDGYIHRKYKVTSGNDAGQIKSEAFGPRAFGALFFFITGFHGFHVFSGVLFLTIILINVISGIYVARKNGYEMVEKIGLYWHFVDLVWVFVFLVYYLL; translated from the coding sequence ATGGCTGAGACGATATCTAGCACAGAAGTAGTCGAACAGGACAATAATCTATGGTCTGGCGGTAAACCACCCATGAAGGCCAGTTATGGCAAGTTGATGATGTGGTATTTCCTGCTGTCGGATGCCTTTACCTTTGCCGGCTTCCTGATCGGGTATGGCGCTTTGCGCTTCAGTATGCCCAACTGGCCGGTGCCGGAGAAGGTGTTTAATAAATTTCCGTTTACCGGAGAGGCGAACCTGCCATTGATCTTTGTGACCTTCATGACTTTCGTACTGCTGGCCAGCTCATTTACCATGATGCGTGCGGTCCAGGAAGGTCATAATGAGAATCGCAAAGGGGTCATTAACTGGATGTTACTGACCATCATCGGTGGATTAACCTTTCTGGGGTGCCAAGCCTGGGAATGGACTACCCTGATTGCGAAAGAATATACCTCGATCCATGTCAATCCATTTGGGCGTATGACCGAGGACGGCGTTTTCCTGAATGCCGATGGCAGTGAAGGAGAAACCTTTGAAGCGGGATACAGTTATCTTCTGCACAATATCAATGCACATGCAGATGGTCATGGAGAAGAGGCTGGGGAAGGCCACGGCGAGGCCGCCGTCAGCCACACCCACCCCGGGGATTACACCGATGCATTGATTGATGAGGACGGTTACATCCACAGAAAATATAAGGTCACATCCGGAAATGATGCCGGTCAGATCAAATCCGAAGCTTTCGGCCCGAGAGCCTTTGGGGCACTCTTCTTCTTTATCACCGGGTTCCACGGATTCCACGTGTTTTCAGGGGTCCTGTTTCTTACGATCATTTTGATCAATGTGATTAGCGGCATTTATGTTGCACGTAAGAATGGGTATGAGATGGTCGAGAAAATTGGGCTCTACTGGCACTTTGTGGACCTCGTATGGGTCTTCGTATTTCTGGTATATTATCTATTGTAA